Genomic segment of Schistocerca piceifrons isolate TAMUIC-IGC-003096 chromosome 1, iqSchPice1.1, whole genome shotgun sequence:
GCAGGATGTAGTAAGAGTAACTTGAAACAACAAACAACTGGACAATATTTGCCAGAGTTCGAATATATTACTAAAGGAATAAGGTATGTTGAGACTGAAAAACAAATTGTGAAAAAAGAGCAATATAAAACAAGCAGCAAAATCGACAGAAGTCTGGGACACCACAATGAATCATATGACTGAAAGATTTTCATTCATTTATCAACTCGTGGTATGAAAATTATTAGACGTGAGCCCATTTTCTCTACTGTTGATAAATTTTCCTGAGAGAGATGTTGACTTTATTGTTGATAGTTATCAATGATTACTGAAGACCCAACGGAGAACAGAGCTATAAATAATCTACACTATTTTCAACGCACATGTGAAACAGTTACAATTTTGTAGATTCTACTAGACAGGAAGTTGTGTCTAGACACATTTCCCCCTTTAAGTGGGCTAATGAGAATAACTATAACATTCCTTCTTGCAACAGTTGAATCTGAACGTTGTTTCTCAACAATGAATATTAAAGCTTTTCTTCGAAACACAATTAAGGGGAATAGGCTTCCGTCATTGGCAATGCCTCCAACCGAGAGTTGGATGGTATTAAGACTCCAATCATAGCGTGATCTAGGCATTTGTGCGATTGCAAAACCGAGAAATAGCTTTTCTTTATAAATGGAATGTACCAATCATGCTGACATATAATTCTCTCTATTTAATGCGTACCTACAGTACAGTGTAACGTGCATTTATACTAACTACTGTGTGTACTACATGGAAGGGCAGATCATTTCATAACAAATAATTATGCCGTTCACCTGGTTCAGAAAATAAGACGTGGTGAGTGAtgttaatattttgttgacgaTGTGAAGAATAGCGTATGACTACTGATTGTCAAACTGTATTTAAGAATTTCGCCAAACAATCTTCTGTTCTTCAGAAAAGTTTAGCGTATTACTATTATCATCACTGTTATTATTGGCAGTTGCTGCAGTTTCATAAATTTGTTCTTAATCGTtattgttatacagcagatgcaatTTAACACTTTCTAGTTTATTTGACTCAAAAAATTTGTGAACGCCCAAAATCTATACTCACAAGCCGCCGTTGGCATTCAGTTCAACGTACTATAATGCGAGACTGATGATATTTTAGCTCTGTACACAGCACTGCAACCCGCTGCATTAGTGGTGTGTAGCGGTTCTTAACAACAGCGTTGTGACTGAAACAGCGAGCACATCTGAGACACTACCACGCCCTATGATGAGACAGCAGACAGCACTTATCTCTCTCGAACATCATACATCGGGAATATAGCTGTGTGGATTCGTTCTTCTTTATAGGTAGGACCTGAAAaccaataaactgaaaaaatataGCTGTGTGGATTCGTTCTTCTTTATAGGTAGGACCTGAAAaccaataaactgaaaaaaagaggAAATTATACCGGACTTTTTTCTGGATAAACTTGGCGTAAGTCACGTTCAACACATGTAAAAAGAATATTTCTTAGTCATAAATGATTTTAAATAGTGACTTATTATTTTCGCTATACATCAAGGGAATGAAATACCACCAATTACGATAGAAATGTACATGGGCATTTGTGTGGTTTTAGATACGTCTTCCCTCATATTTACGATAAAGAGGACAAGATAGGTTTCTCTGTGCTAAATTATTAGTTAAATTTGTTGTAAGAACCCTATGTTTCACAGCTGTAATCCTAGTCGTACGGTTCTTTAGTTTTATCTACAACATATTGCGCAAACATTGTCTAGAAGTTGGCCCGCAGCCAAGTCTCTCACCCCACCACAGCTGATGAAATTCACTGATATTATTCGTGATACACTTCCTCGCTTGTCTTCATACTACTTCAGTTAAACGAATACCAAAATAACAAAATACAGCTTATATAACTCCGAATTAGATTGCTCCACCCCCATCTTTCACCCTCGTTTCCTGTGGGCCATGAATTAACGTCAGGATGAGAGCCAGCGCGGTACAATTACGTCGCCAAAGCAAAGACAAGAAACTTGTTTACGTTACCATGTCAATCAATTCTCAATTTAAAGCTTTTGCTCAAGATGTAATAGCATTCCAACACgaatataataaaaattaaaaatatttaggtGTGTAGTTAAATGTTATTATACCAATTACATTTTTGTCTATAAtaaattttacttagttaacatcGACTAGGTTTAAGTTATTTTCTTGCTGCGAATGGGGCagcaaaatttgattttcaatatttcatgcaaTCAGTGGATGATTTAAAGAAATATAAAATGTAGTCATGATCTATTCATTAAGAAGTGTAACCATGAGTTAGAACATTAACACAATGAGATAAGGTGCCGTAACTGACAGCACACAAATACGCagactttattcattcagtatttgaaattagggctcatagctacttccaacaaactttacacaatttcaaacttttccGAAACCTTTTCTATCTGTCGCATTCAAAAATAATGGAAGGGGTAAAGGTTGATACTTACATTCTTACTGTTCATGAGAAAAAAatacagcatcagacatgacgttctaatttcttacttctttactaaCGACTATTCACATTCCTTAATGCTCCTGCAAAATTATACGACACATAtatctgaagaaatgacttcattaaCATTGAGATTCGAGAAAACTTTggtttgcttaaaacggagcgcaaatttcCCGGACTAAATTCATCTATTCTTTCATAATGAAAACACTTAGCGTCTTCCAACAAGCTTTAAACATAATTACAAACCTCTTCTAAACATTATCTTGCTCACATGCTTACCGTTACacatttaacatattaactcatttgtaatcagacaacagcagttgttttatacatgggaaaTGGATTCTTTAAGGTATCGGGTGTTCACTGGTAAATACTGTCTGAATTATTTGTTCAGTTAGGCACATTGTAAATGCGAACCACTTGCTACAACGTTACTTACTTATTGTGTAAGGCTATAGGCGCATCTGTCGAACTTTTAGTGTAACATGAAACGAATCCCTCAGTTTCAATGTGATTCATGTTAATTTTTTGTCTCGCTTAGGTATTAAGTAAATTAAATAAAGTACACCACAAAAACATTCGTCTACGATTCCTGCTGTAACCACTGCAATGTCTGTATCATTCTTGACTGGCAGATGATCTATGTTTCAACTGATGATTGTGCACTAAGTATGAAATGACTCCAGCAATAATCCTTCTTATGATTCGTGTCGCCAGTGAACGCAGCGTAATTACGATTTCAGCCTTGCTTATAattacaaagattttattcagaaattatttttttctttatcaatGAATTTATAGTATCTCTGTATATGATTCCTAGTGATATCAGCCAAGACATAATATTGCTGACTCGTGTCCAAATCCCCGCACTTGTTGTAGAAGTTAGTctgtctttcgtctttcttcttctGGATTGCGACGATTTGATGAGCGGTACAAATTCTTGTTCCTGCTTTGTTTACTCTTACTGCAAGAAGAAAATACATGGATTGTCGCTTCAGGACTTGTACTTTGAATACATTTATATGTTCAAAAAACACATCACCCAGTTATTATAAATAAAAGCTGAAACGTACAGGAAGAATTTCtcattatttgtagttcactactaTGATGCATTGACAATTAACCTATGTATGTTAAACTTCCGTTTGCGATGTCGAGATAATATCTAAGGACGACCGCCGCTGCTGAGAGAGGTATTGTTTCGTTATCCTcgtttgtcaacagatctgaaccAAATGGACCAGATGAATTACAATTGCAGATAAGGCTACGGTTGTACTCCTTGAATTTGATCATCCAGAAAGAGTGATAAAAGacaacagagatttatgaaccaggtcttcgaatgtaagacatttccaggcaatatgtggactcagaccactatTCATTGGTTAAAAATTGAAGATTAAAACTTATTAAATACCAAAATGGTTGGATATCTGCTATTTTGGACTAGGATGAATTGATAGAACAATACGTTATTAAAAGTTCCAGAAAAGGATTAGGATACGATTAACTGAAACTTGAGAAACAAATAAATTAGAGAATGATTAGTTAGCTGTGAGAGGTGAACCACTGAAGacatcagaggatcaaataggtagaaagacaaCGCCTCGCAGATATCCCTGGATATGACAAGAAATACTGAATATAACTGATgaaaaaagtaaatataaaaaGCCACCAAATGAAGCTGGCGAAAGGGAAAGATTGGCAGAAAGTGAAACATATGAAAGGTGAAAGCGATACAGGCAAATACAGTTCGATAGATGCATACATAACTAGAGGAAGGGTAGTTTCCACCTGTATGAAAATTAAAgcgatttttggagaaaggagaagcagcAGTATGATTAGCAAGAGTTCAAATGAAAAACCGATACTAAACAAAGAAggtaaagctgaaaggtggaaggcatATATAGAGCGACTCTACAATGGAAGTTAACTAGATGGTATTGTCATAGACAGAAATGAAGAAGTCAAATGAAGATGCGATGTGAGGTGTAATACTTCAGGCAGAATtcgacagagctttggaagacctaattcgaaacaaggccccttgagtagacgacattcccttcgAGCTATTAATAACCTAGGTAGAGCCAGGGTGTCAAACCTAGTTAACCTGATAttaaagatgtacgagacaggcgaaataccctcagatttccaaAACAGTTTAATAACTCCATTTATAAAGAAAGCTAATACAGAGAGGCGTGGAtattaccagactatcagtttaaAAACGATGATTGCATaacattgacacgaattatttcgcgacgaatggaaagactggttaaAGCCGACCTTGGGGTTGATCAATTTGAGTTTAGGAGAATTGTAGTAACACCATAGGAAATGCTGACCGAATGGATCATCTTAGAAAATGGGCTAAGGAATAGTAAATCTAGATtttcagcatttgtagacttagaggtcGGTTCTGAAAacgttgactgaaatacactcttcgGAATTCTGAATGTAGCGGGTGTAATGTGCAGGGAACGAAGTTTGATATTGGAGATttgcagaaaccagacggctgttATAAGAGTCTAATGGCTTGAAAAATAAGTAGGTGACCGAGAATGAGGCAGGATTTTACCTATCCCCAttattattcaatctgcacaccGAACGAGTTGTACCGTGGGGATTGTAACTGCATTTAAGTTCAAGAGGAAGAAGAAAGTTTTATGTTTGCCAACGCCACTGCCGTTTgctaagagacagcaaaggccttggaagagcattttaatggaatggacagtgtcctgaaaggaggttgtaagatgaacatcaactgttgcaaagcgagggtaatggaatgtagtcgaaccaaATGAGGCAGTGCTGACGTAATTAGACTAGGAAATTAGATGCTACAATTAGTAGATAGTTTTGCTCATCAGCCAGCAAAATAAGTTACGATAGTCGAAGCAGAGAGTAGATAAAAATGTAAATTGGTAAGGGGAAGTAAAACGTTTGTGAAGAGGGGAAACcggttgacattgaatgtaaatttaagtggtAGGAAGTCTTTTCGAGAGAGTTTGACTGGAGTGTAGTTTTGTGTGGAATCAAAACGGGACgataagaaattcgaacaaaagGAGAATATATACTTCTGAAATATGGTGCTGCCAGAAGAATGTCGAAGACCACGTTGATAGATCACATAagaaatgagtaggtactgaaatgAATTCGGAAGAGAATAACTTTGTGACACATCCGTTCTAAATTAAAAGATCGGTGAACTGAACACGTTATATAAGCGTTATGCAATttccagtttggtattggaggaaagtgtggggatAAGTGGAGGTAAAAATAGATCAGGAGAGAAATGCAGAAAACAGATTCaataggatgtaggttgtagtagttagtaggagatgaagaggcttgcaagggatacagtagcgtggagggctgcatcaaaccagtcttcggactgaagaccatagcaacaaCACAACTTTGGGCctaaaaaaactttaaaacagaAGTATATACATTCCTCTTCATTCAATACAAAAGCGTCTTCTGTGGCCTCTAACACGGATTATTAATGAAATATGTAAACAGAGACATTTGAACTTTTTCGCATTCGGATTTAGTTGTTAGGTTCGGTTCATGGATTCTAAATAATTCCTTGAGCTGGTTCTGGAACAATATGGTGATCTACTTGTATTGAAACAGGTGAGCGCACAGAACAGTTTTTCATTTTCAGTTGGCTTCGGCTCGTCAGCAGTTGAGTGTTTCCCACTATTTCATGGGCATGAAGTGTAAAAAATTTCTGAATGCGCGTAATTGGCTGGTTTTGTTTATGTAGAATTGTCAGTGTACAGTGTGGTTACTACTTACTTGCTATCCAGATACGTGTGAGTTGTGCATTATACGCTGTGCCGAATATTTCCAATTTGTTGGCAGATCAATAATTTTCATGATATGTCATTTTCCTTTAGCGCAGGTGATCACAGAAAAGAATGTAACTTCACACAACTTCTTGTATATGATGAAGTGTGTTAGTGCCATAAAACACTATGACATGGTTCTCCCGGTGGTTGAATCTCATGGAAAACCAGCAGATGTCCTATATGATATGTCTGTGTTGTACACGTCAACCTGGTATCGGCTGTCTCATGCGCACCGTAGTAAAGTAATTTTCAAAACTAACTAACACGTGACAGAAAGATCAAATTAAGATGGCAGCTTATGCTGGAGCTCTTATACACCCTCAGGGCATATACCAGTAACTTAATTTGATGCAGGAGGGTCCATTATAGTACCTACCTCACATGACATAAAGGAAGCAGGCTAGAGCCCCATTTATCATGCACGCTGCAGGAAGTAACTAAATAAATACACACATTTACTGAAAATAGCTTGCAACTCTTTTACTGCAATTTGTTTGTTTAGAAGGACATGTCTATCAATCCTCTGGATAATACAAACACAATGAGTAGTTGAAGAATAACCTATACTTACAATGCCGCTATTAAGTAATATGTCACTAACTGAAAGACGTTTCCTCCTATGACACCACCCGTACACTGCACAATTAGAAGGAGATACGCCCTAGCAAAGATCATACGAAGTGCTTCACTTATGAAATTGTACAAGTATCACGAGATAAGTGACCGCAGCACTAATAATGGCTGTGAAGACACGAAGGTCGATGTCACAGAACCCCATGGCAGAAATTCGTAGTCTCTCCACTGGCAGTTGCAGAACATCGACTGCTGGCCCAGGGCGAAGGAGCGGCTGCAGTCTCGACAGCAACAGAGCTGCTCTGCCGGCGCGGTCAGCCGCAGAGGAACACACCCAGCACAGCGCAAGCTGGCGACACAATATGTTACTAAGTCCAAATAGACTCACGAGTATTTCCGTACTCTTGTCTCTTTCTTGTGCCAAGACTATTAACCAATAGGCAGTGCAAGTCATAACGATGAAATCTGCCAAGACGGACAGCAACAGTGCGGGTCCGAAGTGGAGACTGCAAAGGCGGGAGCAGCGGTGAAGGGCCATCCTGGCGCGCTGCAGCCGCCGCACCTCCGCctccaccgcccccgccgcccccggctgTCCAGCACGCGTCGCCAACTCCTCCAGCTCGGCCTCGCTGCCCGCCGGCGGCCGGGTACTCCTCAGCAGCTGCCCACAGACGACGCCCATCCTGTGTCGGAGTACCACCACAACGGCGAAGAACTGAACTCGCCAGATCATGACCAAGACTTGTAAGCATATACAGATGAGGTTTATTGGATCATGTCTGAAGAAACAGGTTGCTAGAATGCTCTGTGGTATGACAATGCAAACAAGCACTGTAATGAAAAGTAAAATTGCTCTTTGGCGCGTTTTGCGATATATTTCCATTTTGTAAGTGTAATCTCGCACAGCGAGCAACACATCTACCTGCTGCAACAGTTCCATTATGCTAATAACGATATGATGTCCGGTAGACAGAGATCTGCATAGAATTGTAGCTGGTTCCGAAACAGATAGTAAAACAAATGAGACAAAAACAAAGCGCACTGTCATAGGGAACATTGGATTTACTATGATATGATGCATTACTAAATAACTGCAGTAAAGACCAGAGCCACTGATACAGATGAGCCACATCAAACATATGACGTAGCCTATGACTCTCTTTACCGACATTCTGTAGAGAGAAGATGGAGAATGTTTGTTGGCACTGATGATGGGAACCAAACCAAAGATTTGAAATAAAAGATATAATGGTCTCACGGCACTTTCGAAGCTATGACCACTCATTTGAGAAACAGAGGTGTGTGGACTGTTCATTATTCTACGAGCTACCCTCGTGTAAGCGAACAGCTGTCACTACTGAGTTATGACCTAGTGCTCTGGCACAACGTGACAATTCCAATTTTGCTGATGGTATAACGATCGAAATGTAATTTCATGATCGCCAATAATGAGTCATTAACGCTAATGGCTCATTAACTTGAGAGGTTGAAGCCTGTATGAATCCTGTGCGAGTTGTTTATAGAACTATGTTTCAACCAATAATAATTTGAGAGCAAGTGTTAACGTGGTATACATATACCATAAGCgatatcagaaacaaattaaattgaGCTTTATAAATTTCCAGTCCGATGAATCAATGTAACCCTTCAGATGTGGTTTGAACTAACAGCGAGAATGGTTCACGAGAAAGAGATTTTTGTACTGTCTATTACCGCTTTGCCTGATAAGGTTTCTGGCTGTAGACACATAGAGCTACCTGCGCAAAGCCAGGGCAGATCACTCGTGCTGTATAATAGGAGACAAGAAGTCTTTACAGACATCTGCAACTACGATACACTTATACGTAAAGTTTTTCCGCCTAGACACACTTTATTTCTTAGAATTGAAAATTATACGTTTATCTTGATGTCAGCTGGTATTTCGTCTGGGGAAGTACGCCTCTCTGAGATATCTTGTGCAGCAGGTGGAATAGTCTGTCATGCCTGGTTCCCAAAGGATCTAAATAGTTCTGAAAGCACGTCGTTTACTTACAGGGCTCGTTTCGACTGCGTCTATCACTTTTCTTTCTTCCTGCAGTATCATTTCTGTCGTCTTCACTCACTTGCACTTCTTTTTCTATAACATGGTCTTCAAGCTTGTTTTCCTCATGTTGGacctctatatatttcttccacctttcagctttcgtgCATAAGGCATTCTAGTAGTATCCGTTAGAGAAAAGCTCATGCAATCttcaaagaaagtaaaaaaaattatgatgaaaACTCCTAAATGTACGAAGCTATATAAAACTACATTTTGGTACTTCATTTCCCAGTTCGCAGGCTGGTTCGACACAACTCTCGCTCTCCATCTTAACTTGCGCAACCCTTTTCATtactgaataactactacaactcGCATTAATTTTAACCAACTTACTATGCTCATACACTGGTCCGTCTCTACGATTGTTACTCCCCACTTACCTACTTTACCAAACCGCCTGTTTCCTCAGGCCTTAGGATGTGTCGTATTAACCAATCCCTtcatctagccaagttgtgccacatatttcttttcagTCCGTTTCGATTGAATAACTCGTCATTTGTTTTCTGATCTGTGCACCTAATctgcaatattcttctgtagcaccacttttcaaaagcttctatttactTTCTGTATGAACTACTGACACttcacgtttcatttccgtacaaggctacaccccaAACAAATGCTTTCTAAAAAGCCATCCTACCGCTTAAATTTATATTACGTATTAATAAATTTCGCTTCAGCCCCACTTTCCCTGCTATTGCCTGTCTGCCTATTTATCCTTACTACTTTGGCCATCATTCTTGTCCCTCAACTTCAATTCCTTTTTCAAatttatcctcagttttctttattgcttggtcATTGTACATACTGATTGACATCGCTGATAGTAAATAAACCTATCACACTCCCTTCTCATCCACTGACCCccctcttcgactcttataactatagTCTTAAATAACTTCCAGTTTTATAATCCTGCTACCCTCAAAATTTCTGTGATAACAGTCCAGACCACACTGTTAAAAGATTTCGAAGGTGTGCTTGTATGTCTCTTGAAACGCTGCGCATCGACAGCTCGCGCCACATCTGTTGGAACAGAATCTTTGGCGTGATGTAGGCGTGGCACGTTTGCCGCCAGTGACGGTCTGGCCGGTTTTCGGGAGAGGCAGTCCGTGAACCAGAGTGGACAGGGCAGTTCTGTGGGGCAGTATACTGGCTGTTTGGTCCACCAGGCTAGCAGTGGGTGGTCGTCATCAACACATCTCCCAGCGACTCCATGGCCTTCCATTGTTTGCCATCACATAGTGGCTTTGTACGCCCAGTGAGCTAGTTTTAGTTCGTTCCTTCGGTGCCGAGATCACGCGGCGTTCTTATAAACTGATGGGTTTGTACCCTGCTGCTTCTATAACGGACTCGGTTCAGCCTCCTGTTGTTGTTATTCCCTTTCCCTGTGTCTGGTCAGGCGATTTGGGGAGCGTGTCACTCTAGTGAAAACAAGCTATAATAATTTCAACTGTGTAACTGCCCTAGAGTTATAACGTGATTGTGTGATTTGAATTACTAGGATTTTGCAAATTTCTttatgttcagtttcattaattatgacgttcaaaatatttttcttgtctgGTACTTTGTGTATTAAATCGACAAATTGACTTATAGCTGTTTGTATTCCGCATGCATATGTGCCTCACCAGGGCAATTCTTGTTGGTTGTATTTTGATA
This window contains:
- the LOC124788897 gene encoding gustatory receptor 23a-like, with the translated sequence MGVVCGQLLRSTRPPAGSEAELEELATRAGQPGAAGAVEAEVRRLQRARMALHRCSRLCSLHFGPALLLSVLADFIVMTCTAYWLIVLAQERDKSTEILVSLFGLSNILCRQLALCWVCSSAADRAGRAALLLSRLQPLLRPGPAVDVLQLPVERLRISAMGFCDIDLRVFTAIISAAVTYLVILVQFHK